One Acidimicrobiales bacterium genomic window, CGACCTCCCCGATCTCGGCCTGCCCGTAGCTGTTGAGGACGACCACGCCGAAGCGGTCGGCGAAGCGCCGGGCCGCCAGCGGCGAGAGCGGGGCGGTGATGCTGCGCACGTACCGCAGCGGGGAGAGGTCGGTGACCGCCGGGTCGTCGGTGAGCATCACCATGGCCGCCGGCGGCAGGACCGTGGAGCGGATCTGATGGCGGCGCACCAGCTCGGCAAAGGCCTCCGTCTCGAATCGCTCCATGAGCACCAGTGCCGTACCCGCCCGCAGGCCGAACAGCACCTGGTACAGCCCGGCGTTGAGGGCCAGCGACACCGGCACCAGGTTGGGCGGCGGCGGCCGCTCCGGGTCGGGGGGCCGGCTGCGGATCGATCCGAGGACGCGGTCCAGCAGCTCCAGGTAGCCGCCGTGGGCGTGCAGGATGGGCCTCGGCGCGCCGGTGGTGCCCGAGGTCCACGTCACGAAGGCGACGCCGCGTTCGTAGGTGGCCGTGGGCCCTTCCGTGCGCGCCAGGGCGGCCCCGTCCAGCACGGCGGCCGGCCGCACGGTGTCGAGGGTGTGCCGGAGCTCGCCCTCGGGCTGGCGGGGATTGCCGGGAACGAGGACGGCATCGACGGACCAGATCCCGAACATGGCGGTGACGAACGAGGGGTGGTTCGGCAGCCGGACGACCACCGCGTTGCCGGGGCCGACCCCCGCCTCGCCGAGCCGGGCCGCCCAGCCCGCGGCCTCCTCCCTGGCCTGGCCGGCCGTGACCGTCCCGTCGAGGGTGTGGATCAGCCCCTTCTCGTCCCCGAAGGGATGGTCGGAAAGAAGGGACGCGAGGTTGACGGGGGGCGGCGTGGCGCTACCGGGTGGCGACGGTGCGGTTGGTTATCCGGCGCCACGCCTCCCGGTCCCGCTCGTCGGCCACCCGCCCCACGCGGGTGACCGTGTCGACGTCGGGAGACTCGGCACGCAGGGC contains:
- a CDS encoding fatty acid--CoA ligase family protein; translated protein: MIHTLDGTVTAGQAREEAAGWAARLGEAGVGPGNAVVVRLPNHPSFVTAMFGIWSVDAVLVPGNPRQPEGELRHTLDTVRPAAVLDGAALARTEGPTATYERGVAFVTWTSGTTGAPRPILHAHGGYLELLDRVLGSIRSRPPDPERPPPPNLVPVSLALNAGLYQVLFGLRAGTALVLMERFETEAFAELVRRHQIRSTVLPPAAMVMLTDDPAVTDLSPLRYVRSITAPLSPLAARRFADRFGVVVLNSYGQAEIGEVVGWTAEDARTHPDKLGAAGRPHRNVALRVVDAAGEEVPEGAVGELLVRPPRMAVGYAGGSELADRVDGDGFVRTGDYARIDADGFVWIEGRVSDVINRGGNKVFPDQVEEVLRLSPGVSEAAVVGVPDPRLGEVPVAFVVGDAGDDELEELCRRHLTPYKVPVAFRLLPALPRSEVGKVLRRELAAGWEG